In Cryptococcus deuterogattii R265 chromosome 4, complete sequence, a genomic segment contains:
- a CDS encoding pre-mRNA cleavage complex 2 protein Pcf11, producing the protein MAYQAYPAYQQALYYPPPPVQPTTDVFRRQYADRLRALTFNSRPIIQDLSMLAMAARDRNDWDGMQAVVEEIELAVLRALPQQKLPLLYLLDSISKNVGAPYTTRLLQPVVPRLYIKTYREVDGVTKTKMEEMIGLWRTGGPGGSELYGSHVREQVERELFGSAGIQNFKAPNRQQVQVLLNAALDNKRREVAMRPGDVVLGRQLNALLGIGELLSTTNVQPQELSMIVEQLKSMAPPSVAPTPTQISVTSSWGPSPSVNDLAPSNLPPFPPKLPAVNGNGYANAALPPFPSNVPTPLGTISTPPMTSSQTPVHGSQRSSTPVMASASLAPVPSIIPSIPSLPVDVARILQTLNKSGIGSQPQTPDVERGTPGPSTVPTTEAYEDMILRLDIKLQSIDLNAPHKLSFAHLSHRCQQCGMRFPSANTAFDAHMDWHFRRNKKEREPGGRGAHRRWLPRVEQWINDAITLPTTAPSTSQTEKATISAERLAQLRQKWVKVPQDSKKAASVCPVCKEAFKAEWSDSEEEWIWKNALAINGVFYHATCRAEQTSALKRLKAAEPNRRTSSSASPRTTPSNEGLKPEAQKRKVEGMDVEHEESAKRVKVEEIVDDI; encoded by the exons ATGGCCTATCAAGCCTATCCTGCCTATCAACAGGCCCTATATTaccctccacctcctgTTCAGCCTACAACTGATGTATTTCGGAGGCAGTATGCAGATAGATTGAGGGCGCTCACGTTCAACTCGAGGCCTATTATTCAAGATTTATCGATGTTGGCAATGGCGGCACGAGATCGCAATGATTGGGACGGAATGCAGGCTGTTGTGGAGGAAATAGAGTTGGCTGTCTTGAGA GCTCTTCCCCAACAGAAGCTTCCTTTGCTTTATTTGCTGGATTCCATTTCCAAGAATGTTGGAGCCCCTTATACAACCCGTCTGCTTCAGCCAGTCGTGCCTAGGCTATATATAAAGACGTATCGTGAGGTCGACGGCGTGACCAagacaaaaatggaagaaatgattGGTCTCTGGCGCACTGGAGGGCCTGGCGGTTCCGAGCTGTACGGTTCTCATGTCAGAGAACAGGTGGAAAGGGAATTATTTGGTTCAGCGGGCATTCAAAACTTCAAAGCTCCCAATCGACAACAAGTCCAGGTGCTTCTTAATGCAGCGTTGGACAATAAACGACGTGAAGTGGCGATGAGACCTGGTGATGTGGTTCTTGGTCGGCAGTTGAATGCATTGTTGGGTATTGGGGAGCTGCTTAGCACGACGAACGTACAACCTCAGGAGCTGAGTATGATAGTAGAGCAGTTAAAGTCGATGGCGCCTCCATCGGTGGCTCCTACTCCGACTCAAATATCTGTCACATCTTCTTGGGGACCCTCTCCCTCTGTGAATGACTTGGCCCCCTCAAATCTCCCGCCCTTCCCTCCAAAACTTCCCGCTGTCAATGGCAATGGATATGCTAATGCTGCCTTACCACCGTTCCCTTCGAATGTACCAACACCACTCGGGACTATCTCCACACCTCCGATGACAAGCTCCCAAACTCCTGTTCATGGCAGCCAACGCTCGTCAACTCCGGTCATGGCATCTgcttctcttgctcctgTACCCTCTATTATACCATCCATACCAAGTCTTCCTGTTGATGTCGCCAGAATTCTTCAAACTTTGAACAAGTCAGGGATCGGTAGTCAACCGCAGACCCCggatgttgaaagaggGACACCAGGACCAAGTACGGTCCCTACAACCGAGGCTTACGAGGATATGATTTTGCGATTGGATATAAAGCTACAGTCAATTGATCTAAATGC TCCCCATAAATTGTCTTTTGCTCACCTTTCTCACCGTTGTCAGCAATGTGGTATGAGATTTCCTTCAGCCAATACTGCATTTGATGCCCACATGGATTGGCATTTCAGGAGAAACAAGAAAGAGCGCGAGCCGGGGGGCAGAGGCGCCCATCGAAGGTGGCTTCCGCGGGTTGAG CAATGGATTAATGATGCTATCACTCTTCCAACTACCGCACCATCAACAAGTCAAACTGAAAAGGCTACGATCTCAGCGGAACGGTTGGCGCAACTGCGACAAAAATGGGTGAAGGTGCCTCAAGACTCTAAAAAGGCCGCGTCGGTGTGCCCAGTGTGCAAAGAAGCTTTCAAAGCAGAATGGTCTGATagtgaagaggaatggatatggaaaaACGCATTAGCCATCAATGGCGTC TTTTACCATGCAACTTGTCGAGCGGAGCAAACATCTGCTTTGAAACGCCTCAAAGCTGCCGAACCTAATAGACGCACATCATCTAGTGCCAGTCCTAGGACGACACCTTCCAATGAAGGACTGAAGCCGGAGGCgcaaaagagaaaggttgAAGGCATGGATGTAGAACATGAAGAGAGCGCCAAAAGAGTTAAGGTAGAGGAGATTGTGGATGACATATAA
- a CDS encoding macrophage erythroblast attacher isoform 1, with translation MAPAYPANPLLLEEPLVRTSYELLRRSHRSAQRQVEKDFNAINSGLQAILKSMDKGPVTDEGRVEIVKKVDQVTERANVLKRKLDDLQPSASRPTTLRARLDYLEQNFPGSTTSFKKTKPKRESNGAAASRADKEDAVSNDMQVNEEDAIPLSPNDTDKSEPIPNSSTLDRYIVDYLIRKGRLNSATALATSQGIEALVDIKLFAELAKIENALVESHSCTEGLAWCGENRGTLKKTKNNLEFTLRLQEFIELCRKRDITTAITYARKYLSGWASAHMPEFQKGMSLLAFGEKSGVAPYRKLYDQSRWEAVRDQFRETFLDLYAQPSQSLLALALSAGLASLRLPSCVQHIRPNKNASGDNKSVNPVVPLLPAVPPLHNLETTLFSPASSTHLTAPLGGVPSSSTTDLHAHPEAVTGNIDCPTCDENMRVLAAEVPMSHHVNSTIVCRISGQVMDSENEPLAFPNGYVYSSKVNIEIGFK, from the exons ATGGCCCCAGCATATCCGGCCAatccacttcttcttgaggaGCCTCTGGTGCGG ACATCTTATGAGCTCCTCCGTCGAAGCCATAGATCTGCCCAAAGGCAAGTTGAGAAAGACTTCAATGCCATCAAT AGCGGTCTCCAAGCGATCCTCAAATCCATGGATAAAGGTCCCGTCactgatgaaggaagagtggaaattgtgaagaaggttgatCAGGTAACAGAGAGAGCGAATGTCCTAAAGCGAAAG CTCGATGACTTGCAGCCATCAGCTTCTCGTCCCACTACTCTTCGCGCAAGGCTGGACTATCTGGAACAGAATTTTCCAGGATCAACGACCTCCTTCAAAAAGACAAAGCCCAAAAGAGAGAGTAACGGAGCTGCAGCTTCCAGAGCTGATAAGGAAGATGCGGTCAGTAATGACATGCAAGtcaatgaggaagatgctaTTCCACTGTCCCCTAACGA CACCGACAAGTCTGAACCTATACCTAATTCGAGTACTCTAGACAGGTATATTGTTGATTACTTGATTAGGAAAGGACGACTGAATAGCGCAACCGCCTTAGCAACCAGTCAGGGTATTGAG GCGTTGGTGGACATCAAACTTTTTGCAGAACTAGCCAAGATCGAGAATGCCCTTGTTGAAAGCCATTCATGTACCGAAGGTTTGGCATGGTGCGGTGAGAATCGAGGTACTCTCAAAAAAACGAAG AACAATCTCGAGTTCACACTCCGTCTTCAAGAGTTTATAGAGCTTTGTAGGAAGCGTGATATCACTACAGCTATCACATATGCTCGGAAATACTTGTCTGGATGGGCATCCGCCCACATGCCGGAATTCCAAAAGGGGATGAGCCTGCTGGCTTTTGGTGAAAAAAGTGGAGTTGCCCCTTATCGG AAACTATACGACCAATCTCGCTGGGAAGCTGTCCGTGATCAGTTCCGGGAAACATTTCTCGATTTATACGCGCAACCTTCTCAGTCTCTCCTAGCTCTTGCGTTATCAGCGGGGCTTGCTTCTCTCCGTCTACCGTCCTGTGTACAACACATCCGCCCCAATAAAAACGCAAGTGGCGACAACAAGTCGGTAAATCCTGTtgtccctcttcttcctgcgGTCCCACCGTTACACAATCTTGAGACAACTCTTTTTTCACCGGCTTCGTCCACTCACCTGACAGCACCTCTTGGCGGAGttccttcatcgtcaacaaCCGACTTACATGCTCATCCGGAAGCGGTTACTGGCAATATCGACTGTCCCACATGCGACGAGAACATGAGAGTTCTCGCAGCTGAGGTTCCAATGAGTCATCATGTGAATTCTACGATTGTCTGCAGAATCAGCGGCCAGGTCATGGACAGCGAGAACGAGCCTTTGGCTTTCCCAAATGGCTACGTATATTCTTCAAAGGTAAATATTGAAATAGGCTTTAAGTAG
- a CDS encoding retrograde transporter gives MVLVLVIGDLHIPNLVHDLPAKFKKLLVPGKIGQIICTGNVCDKETYDYLRTTAPEVHVVRGEFDENPHFPLSLIIQHQSLRIGVVHGQQVVPAGDPDMLAALARQMDVDVLISGGTHRFESFEFEGRFFVNPGSATGAWSGLWNGEVTPSFALMDIQGSVIVTYVYQLVGGEVKVDKVEYRKPDSASEVQSQPTLSEVATRW, from the exons ATGGTCCTTGTTCTCGTAATTGGAGATCTTCATATTCCCAACCTCGTCCACGACCTTCCTGCAAAGTTTAAGAAGTTACTG GTCCCTGGAAAAATCGGCCAAATCATATGTACGGGGAATGTCTGCGACAAGGAGACTTATGACTATTTACGGACAACAGCCCCTGAAGTACACGTAGTGAGAGGGGAATTCGACGAG AACCCTCATTTCCCATTATCCCTTATAATTCAACATCAATCACTTCGTATAGGCGTGGTTCATGGACAACAGGTTGTACCTGCTGGGGACCCTGATATGCTCGCAGCTTTGGCAAGGCAGATGGATGTTGACGTTTTGATCAGTGGAGGGACACACCG GTTTGAGTCATTCGAATTCGAAGGTCGTTTCTTCGTTAACCCTGGGTCGGCAACTGGGGCCTGGAGTGGTCTCTGGAATGG CGAGGTAACGCCATCATTCGCCTTGATGGACATCCAAGGGTCCGTCATCGTCACTTATGTATATCAACTCGTAGGCGGAGAG GTCAAGGTCGACAAGGTCGAATACCGTAAACCTGACTCTGCATCAGAGGTTCAGTCTCAACCTACGCTATCAGAAGTTGCTACAAGGTGGTAG
- a CDS encoding ubiquitin carboxyl-terminal hydrolase 1, translating to MRKRRTTPISNASRNASISKQLAATLPDKQTESTRKIQAIGVEEQEPPVEQLSDSSILICNSGNHLSWQAPPNPSVSKTHSTFAASNSNITAVLPHIVLDDLWLDILSFFAQVYLTLFEMTLGIGKWWAGTEIEDSHKGKERKEKEIKARRRRRRVEPSSSSSDSSTGRFFPGMVNLSGTLCYMNSVLQSVASIPSLIIHLEKVIDLAVEVDMPTHVADALLDVIRDLNTPNKCPPPALRPHDLLTALYPLPAIRRLLGTHEQQDAHELFLVLAEAVSDEVVKVAAEVAKVRGIGEIISLQGYLSGKDDKSGQHIRAGDVEGAKRRQKIRGVAQPWEGLLARRRVCQRCGWSEAIRMDTLGGIELPVPLHGNTTLDACIMEYLAPEILSDVTCEMCSLKFTLDHYTLEVERLLGSSSKGTSMEENGPGDGNQVSASRKKRAREARRAEARLREMVNSNTVSDFGEPNLTSLPSSGLTAQIPVKWLTVKTASTRQCAIVRPPPSLQLHFIRSEFTMYGTVQKKTANISFPLLLDLTRFVSDGVWEERSGIKDMLASVATEKTNSPNTRQRVIYQLESAILHYGFTHSSGHFVSIRRKPSPPLTAEEKSFRPLKVAKNCPDGCKCQDCAYFGQVRDLEKTKVPGRGWLRISDADVEEVGEEALHEARGAVVMLFYERVMEYAAKTVVVSDERLKGKGDGQGVGEVVEDNIGHPLI from the exons ATGAGGAAACGACGCACAACTCCCATATCAAACGCATCAAGAAACGCCAGCATCAGCAAGCAGCTTGCCGCTACACTGCCTGACAAGCAAACTGAGTCTACAAGAAAGATACAAGCCATCGGCGTCGAGGAACAAGAACCACCCGTAGAACAATTAAGCGACAGCTCCATTCTTATCTGCAACAGCGGAAACCATTTATCTTGGCAAGCACCACCTAACCCCTCTGTCTCAAAGACACATTCGACATTTGCAGCTTCAAATAGCAACATCACCGCTGTCCTTCCGCACATCGTGCTCGATGATCTCTGGCTAGATATCCTATCATTTTTTGCTCAAGTCTATCTCACATTATTCGAAATGACTCTTGGGATTGGAAAGTGGTGGGCTGGCACTGAGATAGAAGATAGCCATAAGggcaaagagagaaaggaaaaggagatcaAGGCCAGGAGGCGTAGGAGAAGGGTTGAGCCGTCGAGCAGTAGTTCTG ATTCGTCGACTGGCCGATTCTTTCCCGGCATGGTAAATTTAAGCGGGACGTTGTGTTATATGAACTCTGTCCTTCAA TCTGTTGCTTCCATACCTTCACTCATCATTCACCTCGAAAAGGTTATTGATTTGGCGGTAGAAGTAGACATGCCGACGCATGTCGCAGATGCTCTTCTCGACGTTATTCGGGACCTCAACACTCCTAATAAATGTCcccctcctgctcttcgaCCACACGACCTTCTCACTGCCCTAtaccctcttcctgctATTCGACGACTATTGGGTACTCATGAGCAGCAAGACGCCCATGAACTATTTCTAGTGCTTGCTGAGGCGGTTTCAGACGAAGTTGTCAAGGTTGCTGCAGAGGTCGCCAAAGTGCGAGGCATAGGGGAGATTATCTCATTACAGGGATACTTGTCCGGCAAAGATGATAAAAGTGGCCAGCATATCAGAGCGGGTGACGTGGAGGGAGCcaaaagaaggcaaaaaaTAAGAGGTGTGGCTCAACCATGGGAGGGTTTGttggcgagaagaagagtgtgTCAACGTTGTGGTTGGAGTGAGGCTATTAGGATGGACACTCTAGGAGGGATTGAATTGCCTGTACCGTTGCAT GGCAATACCACACTCGACGCTTGTATAATGGAATATCTCGCGCCCGAAATACTTTCCGATGTCACCTGCGAAATGTGCTCTCTCAAGTTCACACTGGATCATTACACTCTCGAAGTTGAACGACTGTTGGGCTCCTCCTCTAAAGGGACTTCtatggaggagaatgggCCCGGTGATGGCAATCAAGTCAGTGCTAGTCGGAAAAAAAGAGCTCGTGAAGCTCGTCGCGCAGAAGCTAGGTTACGAGAAATGGTCAATTCCAACACAGTTAGCGATTTCGGCGAACCTAATCTAACATCCTTACCATCGTCTGGCTTGACTGCACAAATACCAGTCAAATGGCTTACGGTCAAAACAGCATCCACTCGACAATGCGCTATAGTTCGTCCCCCCCCATCTCTCCAACTACATTTCATCCGCTCGGAATTCACCATGTATGGAACGgtgcaaaaaaaaaccgCGAATATCTCATTTCCATTGTTATTAGATCTCACAAGATTTGTCTCTGACGGCGtgtgggaagaaagaagcggGATAAAAGATATGCTCGCATCAGTCGCAACCGAGAAAACGAACTCGCCGAATACACGACAAAGGGTAATATATCAACTCGAGTCAGCGATTCTTCACTACGGGTTTACTCATTCTTCTGGTCATTTCGTCAGTATTCGGCGGAAACCATCCCCGCCTTTGACCGCAGAGGAAAAGTCATTCCGACCCTTGAAAGTTGCAAAAAATTGTCCTGATGGGTGTAAATGCCAGGACTGTGCCTACTTTGGGCAGGTGAGGGATTTGGAAAAGACCAAAGTACcagggagaggatggctACGGATTAGCGATGCAGATGTAGAAGAGGTCGGCGAAGAGGCGCTTCATGAAGCTAGAGGGGCCGTCGTCATGCTTTTCTATGAGCGTGTCATGGAATACGCAGCAAAAACAGTAGTTGTGTCTGATGAGCGACTTAAGGGAAAAGGTGATGGACAAGGCGTTGGAGAGGTTGTTGAAGATAATATTGGACATCCTTTAATATAA
- a CDS encoding ubiquitin carboxyl-terminal hydrolase L3: MSEVPSKWVPLEASPDVFNAWSEPLGLPQSLAFQDLFSLDPSFLSFVPAPHRAVLLLFPSKGKLKEERSKEDQDDGNQFKGEGIWWIKQTIPNACGSIGLLHSLLNLPERGPDALNPDSKLAQFKAESLPLSGLERAKLLDETTFFTVAHTNAAQTGQSVVPTDLDVDEHFIAFVEGVDEKGEKRIVELDGGRNRPLDRGASNNFLVDVAKVVQEKYFERAEGDVNFNMIVLAGKSDD, from the exons ATGTCTGAAGTACCGTCCAAATGGGTCCCTCTGGAGGCTTCTCCTGAT GTCTTTAATGCT TGGTCTGAGCCCCTTGGTCTTCCTCAGTCCCTCGCGTTCCAagacctcttctctcttgacccttcttttctgtcCTTCGTTCCAGCCCCTCACCGAGCGGTCttacttctctttccttcaaaAGGGAAActaaaggaagagagaagtaAGGAAGATCAAGACGATGGCAATCAGTTTAAGGGTGAAGGAATCTGGTGGATCAAGCAAACT ATTCCTAATGCCTGCGGCTCTATTGGCCTCCTTCACTCTCTATTAAACTTACCTGAGCGAGGTCCAGATGCCTTGAACCCCGATTCAAAGCTTGCTCAGTTCAAGGCGGAGTCTCTGCCTTTATCAG GTCTCGAAAGGGCAAAGCTCTTGGACGAAACCACATTTTTCACTGTGGCTCACACAAATGCTGCTCAAACAGGGCAGTCTGTCGTTCCCACCGACCTTGATGTTGACGAACACTTCATTGCTTTTGTAGAAGGTGTGGACGAGAAGGG GGAGAAACGTATTGTAGAGCTTGATGGGGGCAGAAATAGGCCGCTTGACAGGGGAGCGTCAAACAACTTTCTCGTG GACGTTGCCAAGGTGGTTCAAGAGAAATACTTCGAAAGGGCAGAGGGAGATGTGAACTTCAACATGATCGTACTGGCGGGTAAATCTGACGACTGA
- a CDS encoding mitotic-spindle organizing protein 1, with the protein MTSTQDEAILRNARETIDSLYDLSQLLQTGLDKSTLSICVGMIEQGANPDTLAAVIKELRAENEALNSQDIA; encoded by the exons ATGACATCCACCCAGGATGAAGCCATACTGCGGAATGCAAGGGAAACCATAGACT CTTTATATGACCTTTCCCAGTTGCTTCAAACCG GGCTGGACAAGAGCACTCTCTCAATCTGCGTCGGTATGATAGAACAAGGCGCCAACCCCGATACCCTGGCT GCTGTCATCAAAGAGTTACGAGCGGAGAATGAAGCTCTAAACTCTCAAGATATTGCTTAG
- a CDS encoding etoposide-induced protein, whose protein sequence is MLHRRHPIPQPVPPSASHQHHLRTIGTTGIPIRPTSSRTSTPSRLASNPAHWELDAGAKRPLYDHELNSSGGNGTDVDWDIAESRKNFTNWVGMGLRNVRNGMEDALRMDRSLNLVWNDRELKTLIVKSTLINLLSLLLLSLSSLIFSPVLLQPASSDMQMRTKVIGMWYNVLLSWPVFVVCFWVNANWGPDISKRAQILLHPTYRHQPSVWGTPSKSTQMAVGYRAKLFSSITRVLLISDFTLVSRLIGMIPLIGWLCAFAYMCIISSYYCFEWTFSTKNWSLEYRIKYLQARLAYMFGFGFPVTLMTSFGPPLVAVAIFALVYPFFVIQALQSRPPSRNATLLPLNPSSRSLTPSPGVKSSNALPADPFGESTYCDLEFPSRRERRWELKLPIFWFANHALRGLKWLEDAAAKDRSNRKDTYGLESHGRMDR, encoded by the exons ATGCTTCACCGCCGCCACCCCATCCCACAACCAGTTCCTCCCTCCGCTTCGCATCAACACCACCTCCGCACTATAGGGACTACAGGCATACCAATACGCCCGACATCATCGCGTACATCGACTCCTAGTCGCCTTGCTTCCAACCCGGCGCATTGGGAGTTAGACGCGGGAGCGAAAAGGCCTTTATATGATCACGAGCTAAATAGCTCTGGTGGAAACGGGACGGACGTCGACTGGGACATTGCTGAGAGTAGAAAGAATTTTACAAACTGGGTGGGGATGGGCTTACGCAACGTTaggaatgggatggaggatgCGCTAAGGATGGACAGGAGTCTGAATCTTGTCTGGAA TGACCGTGAGCTGAAAACGTTAATCGTCAAGTCGAC GTTAATTAACCTTTTATCGCTGCTCCTGTTGTCCTTGTCCTCTCTGATATTTTCGCCTGTACTGTTGCAACCCGCCTCCAGCGACATGCAGATGCGTACAAAAGTGATTGGCATGTGGTATAACGTCTTGCTCAGTTGGCCTGTTTTTGTCGTGTGTTTTTGGGTCAAT GCTAATTGGGGACCTGACATATCAAAACGGGCACAAATATTACTTCATCCTACTTATCGTCACCAGCCATCGGTCTGGGGCACACCCTCAAAGTCTACGCAAATGGCAGTCGGCTATAGAGCCAAATTATTCTCTTCGATCACGCGTGTCCTTCTCATCAGCGATTTCACGTTGGTATCCCGCTTGATAGGAATGATCCCATTGATTGGCTGGCTATGTGCCTTCGCATACATGTGTATCATCAGTTCATACTATTGTTTTGA GTGGACATTTTCTACAAAGAACTGGTCACTGGAATACAGGATAAAGTATCTTCAAGCGAGATTAGCATATATGTTTGGTTTCG GATTTCCAGTGACCCTAATGACATCTTTCGGACCGCCTTTGGTGGCAGTGGCCATATTTGCTCTGGTTTACCCCTTT TTTGTCATCCAGGCGTTGCAgtctcgtcctccttcGCGAAACGCAACCTTGTTACCTTTgaatccttcttctcgatctCTAACTCCCTCTCCCGGTGTCAAAAGCTCCAACGCTCTCCCAGCCGATCCTTTCGGCGAATCTACGTACTGCGATTTGGAATTTCCTAGTCggcgagaaagaaggtggGAGCTGAAGCTTCCGATCTTTTGGTTTGCAAACCATGCCCTGAGAGGTCTGAAATGGTTGGAAGATGCTGCAGCAAAAGATAGGAGCAATAGGAAAGACACCTATGGTCTGGAATCGCATGGTCGAATGGACAGATGA
- a CDS encoding endoplasmic reticulum protein, producing the protein MSLIKLDYTVPQSKSSSIPNPPGYLTPFTTKQSASASSKHVQANDEALAKRARQSTELRVKRAWDLALSPAKSLPMQAIMLYFSGSGIQIFSLGMIFMLLTQPIFAVLNIFQAFEPFRPTPSAMPRKGVKVAAEESTYAPLIGPMVIYVACQGLVLALGLYKCSSMGILPTGSGDWLHFEIRSNPPEWSAIRSRLLG; encoded by the exons ATGTCACTTATCAAGCTAGACTACACCGTCCCCCAATCCAA GTCCTCTTCCATACCCAACCCGCCAGGGTATCTGACCCCTTTCACAACCAAGCAATCAGCCTCTGCTTCGTCCAAG CATGTCCAAGCAAATGACGAGGCACTCGCAAAGCGAGCTCGGCAATCCACCGAATTaagagtgaagagggcATGGGATCTGGCCTTATC GCCTGCTAAATCTCTCCCAATGCAGGCTATCATGCTCTACTTCTCAGGCTCGGGAATTCAGATCTTCTCTCTCGGAATGATTTTTATGCTCTTAACCCAGCCAATTTTCGCCGTACTCAACATTTTCCAAG CTTTCGAACCTTTCAGACCAACCCCTTCGGCGATGCCTCGAAAGGGAGTTAAGGTCGCTGCGGAAGAATCTACGTACGCACCTTTAATAGGACCTATGGTAATATATGTGGCTTGTCAAGGGCTGGT CCTGGCGCTAGGACTATATAAGTGCTCATCCATGGGCATCTTGCCGACGGGCTCAGGTGATTGGCTGCATTTTGAAATACGGTCAAAT CCTCCCGAATGGTCTGCCATCAGGTCGCGATTGCTTGGTTAA
- a CDS encoding guanine nucleotide-binding protein subunit alpha, producing the protein MGCTQSTEDVAAKARSADIDEQLKRDSANLRNEIKMLLLGAGESGKSTVLKQMRLIYNKPYDAEERDSYREIVYSNTVQSMRVLLEGVQLMDIPIDPLNRSRWELIMAAPPQIEGDVFPPKLADAVAGLWKDYGVQQAFFRRNELQLNDSAPYYFEAITRIAKPNYMPTDQDILRARVKTTGITETHFKIGELTYKLFDVGGQRSERRKWLNIFDSVTALVFLIAISEYDQKLYEDETVNRMQEAMTLFESVANSRWFTKTSIILFLNKIDIFREKLPVSPLSNTFTDFRGGNDYNMACTFLLEKFVGLNNSPSKSIYAHYTDATDTKALKFVISAINDVIIQVNLRDCGLL; encoded by the exons ATGGGCTGCACTCAATCTACCGAGGATGTTGCCGCCAAAGCGA GGAGTGCCGATATCGACGAGCAGCTGAAGAGAGATAGTGCCAATCTTAGAAATGAGATCAAGATGCTTTTACTGGGTGCGGGTGAATCAGGAAAGTCAACGGTGCTCAAGCAGATGCGTCTGATATATAACAA ACCGTATGATGCGGAAGAACGGGACAGCTATAGAGAGATAGTCTACTCCAACACTGTCCAATCCATGCGAGTTCTTTTGGAAGGTGTGCAGTTAATGGACATTCCCATTGATCCCTTAAATCGATCTCGGTGGGAGCTTATTATGGCGGCACCACCTCAGATAGAAGGAGATGTCTTTCCCCCCAAGTTGGCGGACGCGGTAGCTGGATTATGGAAAGACTACGGAGTGCAACAGGCGTTTTTTAGAAGAAATGAATTGCAGTTGAACGATTCTGCACCATA TTACTTTGAAGCTATCACCAGGATTGCCAAGCCAAACTACATGCCCACTGATCAGGACATATTAAGAGCGAGAGTCAAGACGACTGGCATTAC CGAGACCCACTTCAAGATCGGAGAGCTAACTTATAAACTTTTCGATGTGGGTGGTCAACGGTCGGAACGACGGAAATGGCTGAATATCTTCGACTCGGTCACTGCGCTCGTTTTTCTGATCGCGATCAGCGAAT ATGACCAAAAGTTGTACGAAGACGAGACTGTCAATCGTATGCAAGAAGCCATGACACTCTTTGAATCCGTTGCCAACTCTCGATGGTTCACAAAGACTTCAattatccttttcctcaataAGATTGACATCTTCCGCGAAAAGCTGCCTGTATCACCTTTATCAAATACTTTCACCGACTTCAGAGGAGGTAATGATTACAACATGGCTTGCACTTTTTTGCTTGAAAAATTTGTGGGGTTGAATAATAGCCCCTCAAAGAGCATCTATGCTCATTACACAGATGCCACGGATACTAAAGCTCTGAAGTTCGTCATATCTGCTATCAA CGACGTAATCATCCAAGTCAACCTTCGAGACTGTGGTCTTCTCTAG